The DNA region GTCACCGAGCATGCGCGGGCGACGAGGTCCACGACGAGGCCCGAATGAACGAGGCAGAGATCCACGAGCGCCTGGACCGCACCAACGAACTGCTCCAGCGCATGCTCGCCGAGGTGTCGAAGACCCCTTCGACCCACGCGATCTTCGTGGACGCGGGCTATGTGTACGCCGCGGCCGGACTGCTCGTCACCGGCACCGAGGACCGCCGCTCCTTCGACCTCGACGCGGAAGGCCTGATCGAGGCCTTCATCGACAAGGCCCGGACGATCTTCGCGGACAGCAGGCTGCTGCGCGTGTACTGGTACGACGGAGCCAGGCGACGCATCCACACCGTCGAGCAGCAGTCCATCGCCGAACTCCCCGACGTCAAGGTCCGACTCGGCAACCTCAACGCCAACAACCAGCAGAAGGGCGTCGACTCACTCATCCGCACCGACCTCGAATCACTCGCCCGGCACCGCGCCATCAGCGACGCGGCACTGGTCGGCGGCGACGAGGACCTGGTCTCCGCGGTGGAGGCGGCCCAGGGGTACGGGGCCCGGGTGCACCTGTGGGGCATCGAGGCGGGGGAGGGGCGCAACCAGGCCGAACCGCTGCTCTGGGAGGTCGACAGCCAGCGCACCTTCGACCTGGACTTCTGCCGTCCGTACGTCACCAGACGCCCCGTCACCACCTACGAGGACGACACCCCCGCGCCCGCGCGCGACGACGTCCGCTTCGTCGGTGCGCAGATCGCCGCGGCCTGGCTGGCCGCCCGGGGCCGCGAGTCCCTCGCCGATCTGCTGCCCGGACACCCGTACCTGCCGGG from Streptomyces sp. NBC_01591 includes:
- a CDS encoding NYN domain-containing protein, encoding MNEAEIHERLDRTNELLQRMLAEVSKTPSTHAIFVDAGYVYAAAGLLVTGTEDRRSFDLDAEGLIEAFIDKARTIFADSRLLRVYWYDGARRRIHTVEQQSIAELPDVKVRLGNLNANNQQKGVDSLIRTDLESLARHRAISDAALVGGDEDLVSAVEAAQGYGARVHLWGIEAGEGRNQAEPLLWEVDSQRTFDLDFCRPYVTRRPVTTYEDDTPAPARDDVRFVGAQIAAAWLAARGRESLADLLPGHPYLPGSVDQDLLVEAERLLQHSLRGHAHLRRALRDGFWQHLQSQY